In the genome of Chlamydiota bacterium, one region contains:
- a CDS encoding STAS domain-containing protein: MSGGETKRKILGMMGKMEVLVREAGPVGIIELAGEIDIYNCGELRKLIDAYIARKIVRIVVDMDKVTYIDSSTIGVFLAELKRLRQQGGNLRLLNLTGAPRHVLEMARLEGLFPPFDDEKKVIESFEENA; this comes from the coding sequence ATGAGCGGCGGCGAGACGAAGCGGAAGATCCTGGGGATGATGGGCAAGATGGAGGTGCTGGTCCGCGAGGCGGGCCCGGTGGGCATCATAGAACTCGCCGGCGAGATCGACATCTACAACTGCGGGGAGCTCAGGAAGCTCATCGACGCCTACATCGCCCGCAAGATCGTGCGGATCGTTGTCGACATGGACAAGGTCACCTACATCGACAGCTCCACGATCGGGGTCTTCCTCGCCGAGCTCAAGCGTCTCCGGCAGCAGGGCGGGAACCTCCGGCTGCTCAACCTGACCGGGGCGCCGCGCCACGTCCTCGAGATGGCGCGGCTGGAGGGGCTCTTCCCCCCGTTCGACGACGAGAAGAAGGTGATCGAATCGTTCGAGGAGAACGCCTGA
- a CDS encoding helix-hairpin-helix domain-containing protein produces MKLHFDERFAVLVLLGVLLAAALWHVERARPRALLPGGEGEAETIAVTVAGAVDRPGLRRVRRGARGGEAAAAAGPADGADLGAVDRRLPLADGEAVYVPRAEETIAEQERRREEALRRSRRPVCLKPLDPNLASAEELARIPGVGEKLARAILLERARAPFVRADDLRRVPGIGEKKLETLRGYVAVGEAE; encoded by the coding sequence ATGAAGCTGCATTTCGATGAGCGGTTCGCCGTCCTCGTCCTCCTCGGGGTCCTGCTCGCGGCGGCGCTCTGGCACGTCGAGCGCGCCCGCCCGCGGGCGTTGCTCCCCGGCGGGGAGGGGGAGGCCGAAACGATCGCCGTGACCGTCGCCGGGGCCGTCGACCGCCCGGGCCTGCGCCGGGTCAGGCGCGGCGCGCGGGGAGGAGAGGCCGCTGCGGCGGCGGGACCGGCAGACGGCGCGGACCTCGGCGCGGTCGACCGCCGTCTGCCTCTCGCGGACGGGGAGGCGGTCTACGTCCCCCGGGCGGAAGAGACGATCGCCGAACAGGAACGGCGCCGCGAGGAGGCGCTGCGGAGGTCGAGGCGACCGGTCTGTTTGAAGCCCCTCGACCCCAATCTGGCCTCGGCCGAGGAGCTCGCCCGCATCCCCGGGGTGGGGGAGAAGCTCGCCCGGGCCATTCTTCTCGAGCGGGCCCGCGCGCCGTTCGTGCGGGCGGATGATCTGCGGAGGGTCCCCGGGATCGGCGAGAAGAAGCTCGAGACGCTCCGCGGCTATGTCGCGGTCGGCGAAGCGGAGTGA
- a CDS encoding N-acetyltransferase has translation MKIRKALLSDAPGIQKLINEFADKDLMLPRSLNHIYENIRDYYVAEEKGRMIGCAALHIVWGDLAEVNSLAVRDSHKGKGTGRALVSRCLDEARGLGIRRVFALTYVPKFFRKCGFSRIAKSKLPQKIWSDCLNCHKFPDCGEVSVAVDIDR, from the coding sequence ATGAAGATACGCAAGGCACTGCTCAGCGACGCGCCCGGGATACAGAAGCTCATCAACGAGTTCGCCGACAAGGATCTGATGCTGCCACGTTCGCTCAACCATATCTACGAGAACATACGGGACTACTACGTCGCCGAGGAGAAGGGGAGGATGATCGGCTGCGCGGCGCTGCACATCGTCTGGGGAGACCTCGCCGAGGTGAACTCGCTCGCCGTGCGCGACTCGCACAAGGGGAAAGGGACGGGGCGGGCGCTGGTGTCCCGGTGCCTCGATGAGGCGCGCGGGCTGGGCATCCGGCGTGTCTTCGCCCTGACCTACGTGCCGAAATTCTTCAGGAAGTGCGGCTTCTCCAGGATCGCCAAGTCGAAACTGCCGCAGAAGATCTGGAGCGACTGCCTGAACTGCCACAAGTTTCCCGACTGCGGCGAGGTGTCGGTCGCGGTCGACATTGACCGGTGA
- a CDS encoding leucine--tRNA ligase, with protein sequence MNRPYVPREIERKWQGYWEETGLFKASDAPAGPRFYCLMMFPYPSAALHVGHGRNYIIGDVVARYKMMRGFHVLTPMGWDAFGLPAENAAIKGGLSPRRSTLDNIAVMKRQLREWGVCYDWDREVTSCEPEYYRWTQWLFLRFLERGLACRKSAFVNWCPSCATVLANEQVVDGGCERCGAAVRQKELEQWFFRITAYAQRLLDDLALLPNWPERVKTMQRNWIGRSEGCEIDFRLASTGETLTCFTTRLDTIHGATYMVVAPEHPLVRRLAAGEGPRAAELRRFAERAVGQGRIARVAADTEKEGLFTGEEAVNPFTRARIPIWVANYVLMEYGTGAVMAVPAHDQRDFDFAKRYGLPVVPVIRGEDRPPDAAGMTGAYEGDGVLVNSGQFDGLPNREAIEAMADLMERDGFGRRAVCYRLRDWLISRQRYWGAPIPVVYCDRCGIVPVPDEDLPVLLPTDVEFLPTGESPLARCPSFVACRCPRCGGEGRRETDTMDTFVDSSWYYLRYLSPRDDRRPFDAELVNRWLPVDQYIGGVEHAILHLLYSRFVTKALQDAGFVSFPEPFKNLFTQGMIVKNGAKMSKSKGNTVSPDALIARYGADTVRLYTLFIGPPEKDAEWKDESVIGAYRFLRGLWELALPLAASLRARPDAGSADTRSPAGEALRRAVHRTIRKVTRDIEGNFHFNTALAALMELENALRGYLRPRPGEPEREPAAAACALKTIILLLAPFVPHLAEELWRELGGEGSVFRQPWPEWDPALVEEETVTVPVQVNGKLRGRVPIAAGADDEAHLAAALAEPNVKAHTQGKRLVKTVVVPGRLVNLVVN encoded by the coding sequence ATGAACAGACCATACGTTCCGCGCGAGATCGAGAGGAAGTGGCAGGGGTACTGGGAGGAGACGGGCCTCTTCAAGGCCTCCGACGCCCCCGCCGGCCCCCGATTCTACTGTCTGATGATGTTCCCGTACCCGTCCGCCGCCCTCCACGTCGGGCACGGGCGCAACTACATCATCGGCGACGTCGTGGCGCGCTACAAGATGATGCGCGGATTCCACGTCCTGACCCCGATGGGCTGGGATGCCTTCGGTCTCCCCGCGGAGAACGCGGCGATCAAGGGCGGCCTCTCCCCGCGCCGGAGCACCCTCGACAACATCGCCGTGATGAAACGGCAGCTCCGCGAATGGGGGGTCTGCTACGACTGGGACCGCGAGGTGACCTCCTGCGAACCGGAGTACTACCGCTGGACCCAGTGGCTCTTCCTGAGGTTCCTCGAGCGCGGCCTCGCCTGCCGGAAGAGCGCCTTTGTGAACTGGTGCCCCTCCTGCGCCACCGTCCTCGCCAACGAGCAGGTCGTCGACGGCGGGTGCGAGCGCTGCGGCGCCGCCGTCCGGCAGAAGGAGCTCGAGCAGTGGTTTTTCAGGATCACCGCCTACGCCCAGCGGCTCCTCGACGACCTCGCCCTGCTGCCGAACTGGCCGGAGCGGGTCAAGACGATGCAGCGGAACTGGATCGGGAGGAGCGAGGGGTGCGAGATCGACTTCCGCCTCGCCTCGACCGGCGAGACCCTGACCTGCTTCACCACGCGCCTCGACACCATTCACGGGGCCACCTACATGGTCGTGGCGCCCGAGCACCCGCTGGTGAGGCGGCTCGCCGCGGGGGAGGGGCCGCGCGCCGCGGAGCTCCGGCGCTTCGCGGAACGCGCCGTCGGACAGGGCCGCATCGCCCGCGTCGCCGCCGACACCGAGAAGGAGGGGCTCTTCACCGGCGAGGAGGCGGTCAACCCGTTCACCAGGGCGCGGATCCCGATCTGGGTCGCCAACTACGTGCTGATGGAGTACGGGACGGGTGCGGTGATGGCGGTGCCCGCGCACGACCAGCGCGATTTCGACTTCGCGAAACGGTACGGCCTCCCCGTCGTCCCGGTGATCCGAGGCGAGGACCGGCCGCCTGACGCCGCGGGGATGACGGGGGCCTACGAGGGCGACGGCGTCCTCGTGAACTCCGGACAATTCGACGGCCTCCCGAACCGCGAGGCGATCGAGGCGATGGCCGACCTGATGGAGCGGGACGGCTTCGGGCGGAGGGCGGTCTGCTACCGCCTCCGCGACTGGCTCATCTCGCGCCAGCGGTACTGGGGGGCCCCGATCCCGGTCGTCTACTGCGACCGGTGCGGCATCGTGCCGGTCCCCGATGAGGACCTCCCGGTCCTCCTCCCGACCGACGTGGAGTTTCTCCCCACCGGGGAGTCGCCGCTCGCCCGCTGCCCCTCCTTCGTCGCCTGCCGCTGCCCGAGATGCGGCGGGGAGGGCCGCCGCGAGACCGACACGATGGACACCTTCGTGGACTCCTCCTGGTACTACCTCCGCTACCTCTCCCCGCGCGACGACCGCCGCCCCTTCGACGCGGAGCTCGTGAACCGGTGGCTGCCGGTGGACCAGTACATCGGCGGGGTGGAGCACGCGATCCTGCACCTGCTCTACTCGCGCTTCGTCACGAAGGCGCTCCAGGACGCGGGATTCGTCTCATTTCCCGAGCCGTTCAAAAACCTCTTCACCCAGGGGATGATCGTCAAGAACGGGGCGAAGATGTCCAAGTCCAAGGGGAATACGGTCAGCCCCGACGCCTTGATCGCCAGATACGGCGCCGACACCGTCCGCCTCTACACCCTCTTCATCGGCCCGCCGGAGAAGGACGCCGAGTGGAAAGACGAGAGCGTGATCGGGGCCTACCGGTTCCTGCGCGGACTCTGGGAACTCGCCCTCCCGCTGGCCGCTTCCCTGCGCGCGAGGCCAGACGCCGGCTCCGCCGACACGCGCTCCCCCGCCGGGGAGGCGCTCCGGCGCGCGGTGCACCGCACCATCAGGAAGGTGACCCGGGACATCGAGGGGAATTTCCACTTCAACACCGCCCTCGCGGCGCTGATGGAGCTGGAGAACGCCCTGCGCGGCTATCTCCGCCCCCGCCCCGGGGAGCCGGAACGGGAGCCCGCGGCGGCCGCATGCGCCCTGAAGACGATCATCCTCCTCCTCGCGCCGTTCGTGCCGCACCTCGCCGAGGAGCTCTGGCGCGAGCTCGGAGGGGAGGGGAGCGTCTTCCGCCAGCCGTGGCCGGAGTGGGACCCGGCCCTCGTCGAGGAGGAGACGGTCACCGTGCCGGTGCAGGTGAACGGGAAGCTGCGCGGGAGGGTCCCGATCGCCGCGGGGGCGGACGACGAGGCGCACCTCGCGGCGGCGCTCGCCGAACCGAACGTGAAGGCGCACACGCAGGGGAAACGGCTGGTCAAGACCGTCGTCGTCCCCGGGCGCCTGGTGAACCTCGTGGTGAACTGA
- a CDS encoding sulfatase: MPRTLVGFALISIYASLLLWILELGHALAGGGWESWPAAEILSFALLTFLLFAGWAVAATLGQWGFVSLLSLLHRRIASVRGEARARTYTALAATAALAPAVAYFTLLLFSGKGISRFAHLAVLRASFLVLSLLGVFSLASLIAALARGWFLPARRFARGFSVAAGAFLIVLLYGINARWYVGQYEFVHRALCILIFLLTELLVASLLGPQRIASVPGGAAPRLLLLVAFLMPCELAILSRVVAGTPGSRILSAVYSRMQMGKHLMRLYRFKTRIRAGDWRMHAEYLAARDAFSDRSTKIDRKGCNLIWIYVDSLRASNLPMYGYPRDTSPRLRGFAARAALFMHAYAQGTMTQWSVPATMTGCYYSTLMRRGDVEALTGILARHGYQTFVANAELMQPFLRRWDRAGFDQISAGDLTAPEVTRAAVAMLQRRIPGRPFCFFLFYGEPHFPYTKHAGFDYGNREEDCYDSEIAFTDRHIGDLLDEVRRAGLLDSTIVVITADHGEELGRHGGWGHSRQLYDENIHVPLIVSVPGVPPRVVASAVQCIDIVPALVGMLGLSTNAHRDGGDIAPFLQGLHPPYTPRVYSEVAAAQPESVCLIHYPWKLIYYPRRLYFDLFNLVNDPLERHNRFKDAGAIGVTLQEMLLSWIAYRDRDTAPREAESPGVATIVDRIRSRAPEMFASLDDLDVEKISPRDFALLQRELQPYPCRETAAFYLLVARSAPRLRQDALGELARTFKAAHESAGKTGIPAQQRDAASGVASAFDAPGVAEFLLSIVREGNNPSEAACLGLIRDARLTRLSDDLFDLYQRRRRRLLAERLFPPFRIWRWLFPGRAVHSEDWIFETLCSFGDPRVADRLVRKVETLSVGEQIDSIQYFVYYHDERCRDALLRLHERHASSAPEFTALLASQIGASRNPFMLPVLRRIFTCPSDSTQPSALPFAKKEAILHFIDIKGRHNLSREDRAAILGACRGDPDLGQFREIKELCLTL; the protein is encoded by the coding sequence ATGCCACGCACACTGGTCGGGTTCGCGCTGATCTCCATCTATGCAAGCCTGCTGCTATGGATCCTCGAGCTCGGCCACGCTCTTGCCGGCGGGGGATGGGAATCCTGGCCCGCGGCTGAGATACTATCGTTCGCGCTGCTCACCTTCCTCCTGTTTGCCGGATGGGCGGTCGCCGCCACGCTCGGGCAATGGGGCTTCGTGTCGCTGCTCTCCCTTCTCCACCGGCGCATCGCGTCGGTGCGCGGTGAGGCGCGCGCGCGCACCTACACCGCCCTCGCCGCGACCGCCGCCCTCGCCCCCGCGGTCGCCTATTTCACCCTTCTTCTCTTCTCGGGAAAGGGGATTTCCCGGTTCGCCCATCTGGCTGTTCTCAGGGCCTCCTTTCTCGTCCTCTCCCTCCTCGGGGTTTTTTCGCTCGCGAGCCTGATCGCCGCCCTGGCACGTGGATGGTTCCTGCCCGCGCGGCGCTTCGCAAGGGGCTTCTCCGTCGCTGCCGGCGCATTCCTGATCGTCCTTCTCTACGGCATCAACGCCCGCTGGTATGTCGGCCAATATGAATTCGTTCACCGGGCGCTCTGCATCCTGATCTTCCTGCTGACCGAACTCCTCGTCGCCAGCCTCCTCGGGCCGCAAAGGATCGCCTCGGTCCCGGGCGGCGCGGCGCCCCGCCTTCTCCTTCTTGTCGCGTTCCTCATGCCGTGCGAGCTTGCGATCCTCTCCCGCGTCGTCGCCGGAACACCTGGCAGCCGGATACTCTCAGCGGTCTACTCGCGGATGCAGATGGGCAAGCACCTCATGCGCCTCTACCGTTTCAAGACGAGGATCCGGGCCGGAGACTGGAGGATGCACGCGGAGTACCTGGCGGCAAGGGACGCCTTCTCCGACCGGTCGACCAAGATCGATCGGAAGGGCTGCAACCTCATCTGGATCTACGTGGACTCGCTCCGCGCGTCGAACCTCCCCATGTACGGATACCCCCGGGACACCTCGCCGCGGTTGAGGGGATTCGCCGCGCGCGCGGCGCTCTTCATGCATGCCTACGCGCAGGGAACGATGACCCAGTGGTCCGTGCCCGCCACCATGACGGGATGCTACTACTCGACCCTGATGCGGAGGGGCGATGTCGAAGCGCTCACGGGAATCCTGGCCCGCCACGGCTACCAGACCTTCGTCGCCAATGCCGAGCTCATGCAACCTTTCCTCCGGCGATGGGACCGTGCCGGTTTCGACCAGATCTCCGCCGGCGATCTCACCGCCCCGGAAGTGACGCGGGCGGCCGTTGCCATGCTCCAGCGACGGATCCCCGGCAGACCGTTCTGTTTCTTCCTCTTCTACGGCGAGCCCCACTTCCCGTACACCAAGCACGCGGGTTTCGACTACGGCAACCGGGAGGAGGACTGCTACGACAGCGAGATAGCGTTCACCGATCGGCACATCGGCGACCTTCTCGACGAGGTGCGGCGCGCCGGATTGCTCGACAGTACCATCGTCGTCATCACCGCGGATCACGGCGAGGAACTCGGCCGGCACGGCGGCTGGGGCCACTCCCGCCAGCTCTACGACGAAAACATCCACGTCCCGCTGATCGTCTCCGTCCCCGGCGTCCCCCCCCGCGTCGTCGCCAGCGCGGTGCAATGCATCGACATCGTCCCCGCCCTCGTCGGGATGCTCGGTCTGTCGACGAACGCCCATCGCGACGGCGGCGACATCGCCCCCTTCCTGCAGGGCCTCCATCCCCCCTACACTCCCCGGGTCTACTCCGAAGTCGCGGCCGCCCAGCCCGAATCGGTGTGCCTGATCCATTACCCGTGGAAACTGATCTACTATCCGCGCCGGCTGTACTTCGACCTGTTCAACCTGGTGAACGACCCGCTCGAGCGCCACAACCGGTTCAAGGACGCGGGGGCCATCGGGGTTACATTGCAGGAGATGCTCCTGTCATGGATCGCCTATCGGGACCGCGACACCGCCCCGCGGGAGGCGGAATCGCCGGGGGTGGCCACAATCGTCGACCGGATCCGCAGCCGCGCGCCGGAGATGTTCGCCTCTCTCGACGACCTCGACGTCGAGAAGATCAGCCCGCGGGATTTCGCGCTTCTCCAGCGCGAGCTCCAACCGTATCCGTGCCGCGAAACAGCGGCCTTCTACCTCCTGGTGGCGCGCAGCGCCCCGCGCCTCCGCCAGGATGCCCTGGGGGAGCTGGCGAGGACGTTCAAGGCGGCGCACGAGTCCGCGGGGAAGACGGGCATTCCCGCGCAGCAGCGGGATGCGGCGAGCGGGGTGGCGTCCGCGTTCGATGCCCCCGGCGTAGCGGAGTTTCTGCTTTCGATCGTACGCGAGGGGAACAACCCTTCGGAGGCAGCCTGCCTTGGCCTGATCAGGGACGCGCGGCTGACCCGGCTGAGCGACGATCTGTTCGATCTGTATCAGCGCCGCAGGAGGAGACTGCTCGCCGAGAGGCTCTTCCCCCCCTTTCGTATCTGGCGATGGCTCTTCCCTGGGCGCGCGGTTCACTCCGAAGATTGGATCTTTGAAACGCTCTGTTCCTTCGGCGATCCGAGGGTCGCGGATCGGCTCGTGCGGAAGGTCGAAACGCTGAGTGTCGGGGAGCAGATCGACAGCATCCAGTATTTCGTCTATTATCACGACGAGCGCTGCCGCGATGCACTGCTCAGGCTCCATGAGCGACACGCGTCATCGGCCCCGGAGTTTACCGCCTTGTTGGCGTCGCAGATCGGCGCGTCGCGCAACCCGTTCATGCTCCCCGTGCTCCGGAGGATATTCACCTGCCCGTCGGATTCCACGCAGCCATCGGCCCTCCCCTTCGCCAAGAAGGAGGCGATCCTCCACTTCATCGACATCAAGGGGAGACACAACCTGTCACGGGAAGACCGGGCCGCCATCCTGGGGGCATGCAGAGGAGACCCCGACCTCGGCCAATTCAGGGAGATCAAGGAGCTTTGCCTGACGCTCTAA
- the amrA gene encoding AmmeMemoRadiSam system protein A, producing MRTAAIGGVAAAAMIAAAWAAQKPGAPVPHAAEEEAMRAPDGERSLTDAEKKTLLRIARDAVEAYVRSRDVVGLGGYPSTPALREKRGAFVTITNPAASSPVHPEPLRGCIGNFVSAVPLLETVRDMAIDACSRDGRFPPVQAAELKDIRLEISALSPLLPVADPLSIRRGVHGIYIRDRLGRGGGTYLPQVWSEHFPERDAAYFWTHLCRNKAGLPDDAWKHPDQYEVLVYTADVFGEDR from the coding sequence ATGAGAACGGCGGCGATCGGGGGGGTCGCGGCGGCCGCGATGATCGCGGCCGCGTGGGCGGCGCAGAAACCCGGCGCCCCCGTCCCCCACGCGGCGGAGGAGGAGGCGATGCGGGCACCGGACGGGGAACGGTCGTTGACGGATGCGGAGAAGAAGACGCTGCTGCGGATCGCGCGGGACGCGGTCGAGGCGTACGTGCGGTCGCGGGACGTCGTCGGCCTCGGCGGCTACCCGTCCACCCCCGCCCTGCGGGAGAAGCGCGGCGCCTTCGTCACGATCACGAATCCGGCCGCGTCGAGCCCGGTGCACCCCGAGCCGCTCCGCGGGTGCATCGGGAACTTCGTCTCCGCCGTGCCGCTCCTCGAGACGGTCCGGGACATGGCGATCGACGCGTGCAGCCGCGACGGGCGTTTCCCGCCGGTCCAGGCGGCCGAGCTGAAGGATATCCGCCTCGAGATCTCCGCGCTCTCCCCGCTCCTCCCGGTCGCCGACCCGCTCTCGATACGAAGGGGGGTCCACGGCATCTATATCCGGGACCGGCTCGGCCGCGGGGGGGGGACCTACCTGCCGCAGGTCTGGAGCGAACATTTCCCCGAACGGGACGCCGCGTATTTCTGGACGCACCTGTGCCGCAACAAGGCGGGGCTCCCCGACGACGCGTGGAAGCACCCGGATCAGTACGAGGTGCTGGTCTATACCGCGGACGTATTTGGGGAGGACCGGTGA
- a CDS encoding Na/Pi cotransporter family protein, giving the protein MSERVREGLAAARTGICAMAERAERAHRLAAEGFDWSDAARVARAREEARFLAGDAEEITASLVALAPAASPEEQAAVESHLGAVSRLARIGDCLDGFCESAAAKIGAGLLFSDDAIKEIGDLHAETAALVERAAASFSAGDSALARKVEEEGRLVERMIERIGAAHEKRLAAGACAVRSSALFLEFLEALRGIAAHAVGLALAAARGSVDA; this is encoded by the coding sequence ATGTCTGAACGTGTGCGGGAGGGGCTCGCCGCCGCGCGCACGGGGATCTGCGCGATGGCCGAGCGAGCGGAGCGCGCCCACCGGCTCGCCGCGGAGGGGTTCGACTGGTCGGACGCGGCGCGGGTCGCCCGGGCGCGGGAGGAGGCGCGCTTCCTCGCGGGGGATGCCGAGGAAATCACCGCCTCCCTGGTCGCGCTCGCCCCGGCTGCCTCCCCCGAGGAGCAGGCGGCGGTCGAGTCCCATCTGGGGGCGGTCAGCAGGCTCGCGCGCATCGGCGACTGTCTCGACGGTTTCTGCGAATCGGCGGCGGCCAAGATCGGGGCGGGGCTCCTCTTCAGCGACGACGCCATCAAGGAGATCGGGGATCTGCACGCCGAAACGGCGGCGCTCGTCGAGCGCGCCGCCGCATCGTTCAGCGCGGGCGACTCGGCGCTGGCGCGCAAGGTGGAGGAGGAGGGGCGCCTCGTCGAACGAATGATCGAGCGTATCGGCGCCGCCCACGAGAAGCGGCTCGCCGCCGGCGCCTGCGCGGTCAGGAGCTCGGCGCTGTTCCTGGAGTTTCTCGAGGCGTTGCGGGGGATCGCCGCGCACGCGGTCGGTCTGGCGCTCGCGGCCGCGCGGGGCTCCGTCGACGCGTGA
- the amrB gene encoding AmmeMemoRadiSam system protein B produces MRGILRCAAGAAGALVLACVACCGRQTAAGREPSGEGVAGMKTKVRQPAVAGQFYPGNAAALRKEIRGLLDAAPGRRVEGRIAGLISPHAGYAYSGATAASGYALLAGKGFRRAVVLAPSHRVGFRGAALTDAAVYRTPLGDVPVDRAACDELAKSPGYAVLPRAHEGEHSLEVQVPFLQETLGEFRLVPVVVGDVAPADCAALAAPLKTLLDAETVIIASSDFTHYGANFGYLPFTGEVKEKLKKLDLDAAGFARRGDAAGFADYVARTGATICGHAPIGILLEALPADAAGTLLQYTTSGELTGDWSHCVSYVSMLFTTQN; encoded by the coding sequence ATGCGCGGGATCCTGCGGTGCGCGGCGGGGGCGGCGGGGGCGCTGGTGCTGGCGTGCGTGGCCTGCTGCGGAAGACAGACCGCCGCGGGGAGGGAACCGTCCGGGGAGGGGGTGGCGGGGATGAAGACGAAGGTGCGGCAGCCGGCGGTCGCCGGGCAGTTCTACCCCGGGAACGCGGCGGCGCTGCGGAAAGAGATCCGGGGACTCCTCGACGCGGCGCCGGGGAGGAGGGTCGAGGGGCGCATCGCGGGTCTGATCTCCCCCCATGCGGGCTACGCCTACTCCGGCGCGACGGCGGCCAGCGGCTACGCGCTCCTCGCGGGGAAGGGGTTCAGGCGGGCCGTGGTGCTGGCCCCCTCGCACCGCGTCGGGTTCAGGGGGGCGGCGCTCACGGACGCAGCGGTCTATCGGACGCCGCTCGGCGACGTCCCGGTGGACCGCGCGGCGTGCGACGAGCTCGCCAAGAGCCCCGGGTACGCAGTCCTCCCGCGTGCCCACGAGGGCGAGCACTCCCTCGAGGTGCAGGTGCCGTTCCTCCAGGAGACGCTCGGGGAGTTCAGGCTCGTTCCCGTCGTCGTGGGGGACGTCGCGCCGGCCGATTGCGCCGCCCTCGCCGCCCCTTTGAAGACGCTGCTCGACGCCGAAACGGTCATCATCGCGAGCTCCGACTTCACGCACTACGGGGCGAATTTCGGCTACCTGCCGTTCACAGGCGAGGTGAAGGAGAAGCTGAAGAAGCTCGACCTCGACGCGGCGGGGTTCGCCCGGCGAGGCGACGCGGCGGGGTTCGCCGACTACGTGGCGCGGACGGGGGCGACGATTTGCGGGCACGCCCCGATCGGCATCCTGCTCGAGGCGCTCCCCGCGGACGCGGCGGGGACGCTCCTCCAGTACACGACATCCGGGGAGCTGACCGGCGACTGGAGCCACTGCGTCAGCTACGTGTCGATGCTGTTCACCACGCAGAACTGA
- a CDS encoding NAD-dependent epimerase/dehydratase family protein: MRVLITGGAGFIGSHLAEVLLDRGDRVDVIDDLSTGSMTNIDGMKTNPRFTYTLDTIMNCPVMAELVDRCDMIYHLAAAVGVRLIVESPVRTISTNIRGTEICLDMAAKKGKKVVIASTSEVYGKSTRIPFREDDDIVFGPTVKSRWSYACSKAIDEFLALAYFREGKLPAVVCRLFNIVGPRQTGRYGMVLPRLIRQALRGEPLTVYGTGTQTRSFLYVGDLIRALLALDGLKDAEGQVINIGNNKEISILALAERIKTLTGSDSPIRLVPYEEAYETGFEDMERRAADISKLKRLTGFSPSVGLDEIIRRTAEHLAKND; this comes from the coding sequence ATGCGGGTTCTGATCACGGGGGGCGCGGGATTCATCGGGTCACACCTGGCGGAGGTGCTGCTCGATCGCGGCGACCGGGTCGACGTGATCGACGATCTCTCGACCGGGAGCATGACGAACATCGACGGCATGAAGACGAACCCGCGGTTCACCTACACGCTCGACACGATCATGAATTGCCCGGTGATGGCGGAACTCGTCGACCGGTGCGACATGATCTACCACCTCGCGGCGGCGGTCGGGGTCCGGCTCATCGTGGAGAGTCCCGTGCGGACGATCTCCACGAACATACGGGGGACCGAGATCTGCCTGGATATGGCCGCCAAGAAAGGGAAGAAGGTCGTGATCGCCTCCACCTCCGAGGTGTACGGGAAGAGCACCCGCATCCCGTTCCGCGAGGACGACGATATCGTCTTCGGCCCGACCGTCAAATCGCGCTGGAGCTACGCCTGCTCCAAGGCGATCGACGAGTTTCTTGCCCTGGCGTATTTCAGGGAGGGCAAACTCCCCGCGGTCGTCTGCCGGCTCTTCAACATCGTGGGCCCGCGCCAGACCGGGCGCTACGGGATGGTGCTGCCGCGCCTCATCCGGCAGGCGCTCCGGGGAGAGCCGCTCACCGTTTACGGCACCGGGACGCAGACGCGGAGCTTCCTGTACGTGGGCGACCTGATCCGGGCGCTCCTTGCCCTTGACGGCCTGAAGGATGCGGAGGGGCAGGTGATCAACATCGGAAACAACAAGGAGATATCGATCCTGGCCCTGGCCGAGAGGATCAAAACGCTCACCGGGAGCGACTCCCCGATACGCCTCGTCCCCTACGAGGAGGCGTACGAGACGGGGTTCGAGGATATGGAGCGCCGGGCCGCGGATATCTCTAAGCTGAAGCGCCTCACCGGCTTCAGTCCATCGGTAGGGCTCGACGAGATCATCCGGCGCACGGCGGAACACCTCGCGAAGAATGATTGA